A single genomic interval of Bacteroidota bacterium harbors:
- a CDS encoding RluA family pseudouridine synthase: MEENKQNFDTEELYEHHRIVVDAGQDSLRIDKFLMNRIMNVSRNRIQNAAKANCVLVNSNAVKSNYKIKPDDVISIVLPEPPQNKEVIAEDIPIDIKYEDNDIIIVNKQPGMVVHPAYGNFTGTLVNALLYHVKDLPSSDDNDVRAGLVHRIDKDTSGLLVIAKNDDTLTKLAKQFFDHSIERKYIALVWGNVEEDGRIEKNLIRNPKDRRRMKALKNSDRGRTAITYYKVLERFAYTTLIECRLETGRTHQIRVHMSSIGHPVFNDVTYGGNKVISGPSFIKYKQFVNNCFKIIPRQALHAKSLGFIHPATNEKVFFDSQLPEDMEKVIEKWRGYSKVSD, from the coding sequence ATGGAAGAAAATAAGCAGAATTTTGATACTGAAGAATTATATGAACATCACAGAATAGTTGTTGATGCAGGACAAGATTCTTTACGTATTGATAAATTTTTAATGAACAGGATAATGAATGTTAGTCGCAATAGAATACAAAATGCTGCTAAAGCTAATTGTGTCTTAGTTAATTCAAATGCAGTAAAAAGTAATTATAAAATAAAACCGGATGATGTAATTTCAATTGTTTTACCTGAACCTCCACAAAATAAAGAAGTAATTGCTGAAGATATTCCTATTGATATAAAATATGAAGATAATGACATTATAATTGTTAACAAGCAGCCGGGAATGGTTGTGCATCCTGCTTATGGAAATTTTACAGGAACACTGGTAAATGCTCTTTTATATCATGTTAAAGACCTTCCTTCTTCTGATGATAATGATGTGAGAGCAGGTTTGGTTCACAGGATAGACAAAGATACCAGTGGGCTTTTGGTTATTGCAAAAAATGATGATACTTTAACAAAACTGGCAAAACAATTTTTTGATCATAGTATTGAAAGAAAATATATTGCATTGGTGTGGGGAAATGTTGAAGAGGATGGACGAATAGAAAAAAATCTTATAAGAAATCCGAAAGACCGAAGAAGAATGAAAGCCTTGAAAAATTCCGATAGAGGAAGAACGGCTATTACTTATTACAAAGTATTGGAAAGATTTGCTTATACTACCCTAATAGAATGTAGGTTAGAAACAGGTCGTACACACCAAATCAGAGTTCACATGAGTTCAATAGGTCATCCTGTTTTTAATGATGTTACCTATGGTGGTAATAAAGTAATTTCGGGTCCTTCTTTTATAAAATATAAGCAGTTTGTTAATAATTGTTTTAAAATTATTCCAAGGCAAGCATTACATGCAAAATCTTTAGGCTTTATTCATCCTGCAACAAATGAGAAAGTGTTTTTTGATTCTCAATTACCTGAGGATATGGAA